The following are encoded together in the Gilvimarinus sp. DA14 genome:
- a CDS encoding BlaI/MecI/CopY family transcriptional regulator: MRKKALPELSKTEFTVLNVLWKKSPLSVREIHDRLNNGWAYTTTKTTLDRMAGKGILTRESAHGVFIYTPLVGRAAGLVQWVKFIADNVFDLEPTEVVNLFAKRKTYSDEEIKELRDLLSRDDDRH, translated from the coding sequence GTGAGAAAAAAGGCGTTGCCAGAATTATCAAAAACGGAATTTACGGTTTTAAATGTGTTGTGGAAAAAGAGCCCGCTGTCGGTGCGTGAAATTCACGACCGCCTAAACAACGGCTGGGCTTATACCACCACTAAAACCACTTTGGATCGCATGGCGGGTAAAGGCATTTTAACGCGCGAGTCGGCGCACGGTGTTTTTATCTATACGCCATTGGTGGGGCGTGCCGCGGGATTAGTGCAGTGGGTAAAGTTTATCGCCGACAATGTGTTTGATCTAGAGCCCACCGAAGTGGTGAATTTATTCGCCAAACGCAAAACCTATTCCGACGAAGAAATCAAAGAGCTGCGCGATTTGCTGTCGCGCGATGATGATCGCCACTGA
- a CDS encoding exo-alpha-sialidase translates to MRVVLVALSLLLAVACAHSPADKPSALVAEALINPAADYPQSHASSIAQTTDGDIVATWFSGLHERHPQVAIYFARQQEGKWQSAQQVATGQQADGSWLPTWNPVLFQPPQSDLHLFYKVGPNPREWWGMVMTSADGGITWSEPRRLPEGILGPIKNKPVVTGMGAWLSPSSTEGAEGWRLHFEISKDQGASWTKTSPVDPGPGIDAIQPSVLFYPDGRLQALARTKQGVIGSSWSVDRGKSWSPVAAIELPNPSSGTDAVTLADGRQLLVYNHAAHNPDTPGKGPRYPLALATSRDGVHWQRVLTLEDQPLKEGYGYPAIIQTEDDLVHITYTLGRERIKHMVVDPHKF, encoded by the coding sequence ATGCGAGTTGTTCTTGTGGCGTTAAGTCTCTTGCTGGCGGTGGCTTGTGCTCACTCGCCGGCAGATAAACCAAGCGCTCTGGTTGCAGAGGCGCTGATAAATCCAGCGGCAGATTACCCGCAAAGCCACGCCTCGAGCATTGCGCAAACAACCGATGGCGATATAGTGGCGACCTGGTTTAGCGGCTTACACGAGCGCCACCCGCAGGTGGCTATATACTTCGCCCGTCAGCAAGAGGGTAAGTGGCAAAGCGCGCAGCAGGTGGCCACTGGTCAGCAGGCCGATGGCAGCTGGCTGCCCACCTGGAATCCGGTGCTGTTTCAGCCCCCGCAAAGCGACTTGCATTTGTTTTACAAGGTGGGGCCTAACCCGCGCGAATGGTGGGGGATGGTAATGACCTCAGCCGATGGCGGTATAACCTGGAGCGAGCCGCGCCGCCTGCCCGAGGGGATTCTTGGCCCGATTAAAAACAAACCCGTGGTAACGGGCATGGGCGCTTGGCTGTCGCCGTCTAGCACCGAAGGGGCCGAAGGCTGGCGGCTGCATTTTGAAATCAGTAAAGATCAGGGCGCGAGCTGGACCAAGACTAGCCCTGTCGACCCCGGGCCGGGAATCGATGCTATTCAGCCCAGTGTGTTGTTCTATCCCGATGGCCGTTTGCAGGCGCTAGCCCGCACCAAGCAGGGGGTAATCGGCAGCAGCTGGTCGGTAGATCGCGGCAAAAGCTGGTCCCCGGTGGCGGCCATAGAACTGCCAAACCCAAGCTCGGGTACCGATGCCGTTACCCTGGCCGACGGCCGTCAGCTGTTGGTTTATAACCACGCCGCCCACAATCCCGACACTCCCGGCAAGGGGCCGCGTTATCCGCTGGCGCTGGCCACTTCGCGAGACGGCGTGCACTGGCAACGGGTACTGACCTTGGAAGATCAACCGTTAAAAGAGGGCTATGGGTATCCGGCGATTATTCAGACCGAGGATGACTTGGTGCATATTACCTACACCCTGGGCCGCGAGCGTATCAAGCATATGGTTGTCGATCCGCACAAGTTTTGA
- a CDS encoding PepSY domain-containing protein: MKQLLSPALVKQSLTSHAWLGLAVGAFMYLVCLSGSFLVFEHELEHWEQADAPERHQVTPEQVQSAYNLLEAKVAAAEQQEEATDDDHHHHMFVMLPTADSPHLTVASDDGSYFVNADGSLGNKVEAPWTQLLIDLHLYLHLPKSFGMIVVSILGVMLCGLIISGFMSHPRIFKDAFTLRPKAATRLNQADWHNRFSVWGAPFHLMIGITGAFFGLASLFVLIGAQAFYDGDTSKVVPAIYGAEPELEQSLQTAAVGKALAQMPQIAPEAKPFYITVEDVGTEHQYILLGAEHPGRLIYAEQYRFDSAGNYLSKVGFSDGEAGRQAIFSVYRIHFGHYGGMLVKLAYVALGLALAVISVSGINIWLAKRRQRDGLNNIWTAIVWGTPLALGLTAVSQLALGISSHGLFWGTLVVAALLCQWVDHHNRSKGLLQLAGALTLLAMVILHAMAFGTYAWKAAPLGINLSFIVTALLLLWRGLSHISDNRNEMTERTR; this comes from the coding sequence ATGAAACAATTACTCTCCCCCGCCTTGGTTAAACAGTCTCTTACCAGCCACGCCTGGCTGGGCTTAGCCGTGGGCGCCTTTATGTACCTGGTGTGTCTGTCGGGTTCGTTTTTGGTGTTTGAACACGAGCTGGAACACTGGGAGCAGGCCGATGCCCCCGAGCGCCATCAGGTGACGCCCGAACAGGTGCAAAGCGCTTATAACTTGCTCGAAGCAAAAGTCGCGGCTGCCGAACAACAGGAAGAAGCAACCGACGACGATCATCACCACCATATGTTCGTGATGTTACCCACCGCCGACAGCCCCCACTTAACCGTGGCTTCGGACGACGGCAGCTATTTTGTCAACGCCGATGGCAGCCTGGGGAATAAAGTCGAAGCGCCCTGGACTCAGCTACTGATCGATTTACATCTTTATCTGCACCTGCCGAAAAGTTTTGGCATGATCGTGGTGAGTATTCTCGGAGTGATGCTATGCGGCCTGATTATTTCGGGCTTTATGTCACACCCACGTATTTTTAAAGATGCCTTTACCCTGCGCCCGAAAGCGGCCACTCGCTTAAATCAGGCCGATTGGCACAATCGCTTTAGCGTCTGGGGCGCGCCCTTTCATTTAATGATTGGTATTACCGGGGCGTTTTTTGGCCTCGCCAGCTTGTTTGTCTTGATTGGTGCGCAAGCGTTTTACGATGGCGACACCAGTAAGGTGGTACCGGCCATTTACGGTGCCGAACCCGAACTGGAGCAGTCATTACAAACCGCCGCCGTCGGCAAGGCCCTGGCGCAAATGCCGCAAATCGCTCCCGAGGCCAAACCGTTTTACATTACCGTGGAAGATGTAGGTACCGAACACCAGTATATTTTGCTGGGCGCCGAACACCCGGGGCGCTTAATTTACGCCGAGCAATATCGCTTTGACAGCGCCGGTAATTATTTGAGCAAGGTGGGCTTTAGTGACGGCGAGGCGGGCCGCCAGGCTATTTTCTCCGTGTACCGAATTCACTTTGGCCACTATGGCGGTATGCTGGTTAAGCTCGCCTATGTCGCGCTCGGTTTGGCGCTGGCGGTTATTTCAGTGAGCGGTATTAATATCTGGCTGGCCAAGCGGCGCCAGCGCGATGGGCTGAATAATATCTGGACCGCTATTGTGTGGGGCACCCCGCTTGCGCTGGGGCTGACGGCGGTGTCACAACTGGCGCTGGGTATCAGCTCCCACGGGCTCTTTTGGGGAACACTGGTTGTCGCTGCGTTGCTGTGTCAGTGGGTCGATCACCACAACCGCAGCAAAGGGCTGCTGCAGCTAGCCGGTGCACTAACGCTATTGGCAATGGTAATTCTGCATGCAATGGCGTTCGGCACCTACGCCTGGAAAGCGGCGCCTTTGGGCATTAACCTCAGCTTTATCGTCACCGCCCTCTTGTTACTTTGGCGCGGCCTATCGCACATAAGCGACAATAGAAACGAAATGACAGAAAGAACCCGCTAA
- a CDS encoding DUF418 domain-containing protein encodes MSRMSANKPRIEAIDSLRGAAVLGILLLNIVSFSLPRAYSDPSIYGGAEGWNLAAFAVTHLFFEGTMRGLFSLLFGASILLLSGYWQGANQSTQTGDLYYRRMLWLFIFGLVHAWGLLWFGDVLYWYALAGMFAYPMRVLRARWLMIIGLALLATLVPRTADKVQDTINTQQTVQIATQKERQNQELTQTEQDALAHWEDIQRWRKPDDAELARQIDALQGNYGSVFSELKPTIIAYQSTIVYQGGLFDALGMMLIGMALFKAGVLTAQRSTRFYASLALGGIGIGTAVNALELAALIRHDFSLLAVLKWSFLGLYYDLGRVPLTLGYAGVFLWLAKTARLTRVRQALAVCGRMALTLYVSQSALGAFIFYGFGLGWYGQLERAELYLVVAGIWTLQILAAHWWLSRYKFGPLEWLWRSLVYWQPQPMAQQVRYPQQTANNR; translated from the coding sequence ATGTCTCGCATGAGCGCCAATAAGCCTCGTATAGAAGCCATAGATTCACTGCGCGGCGCCGCCGTGCTGGGCATTTTATTGCTTAATATCGTCAGCTTTAGTCTACCTCGCGCCTACTCGGACCCCAGTATTTACGGCGGTGCCGAAGGTTGGAACCTGGCGGCTTTTGCCGTTACGCATTTGTTCTTTGAAGGCACCATGCGCGGCCTTTTTTCTTTACTTTTTGGCGCCAGCATTTTACTGCTAAGCGGTTATTGGCAAGGCGCCAACCAAAGTACACAAACGGGCGATCTGTACTACCGCCGTATGCTGTGGCTATTTATTTTCGGACTGGTACACGCCTGGGGGCTGCTCTGGTTTGGCGACGTGCTCTACTGGTATGCGTTAGCGGGTATGTTTGCCTACCCAATGCGAGTGCTACGCGCCCGCTGGCTGATGATTATCGGTCTTGCTTTGCTGGCGACCCTGGTGCCACGCACGGCCGATAAGGTGCAAGACACCATAAATACCCAGCAAACTGTGCAGATTGCTACGCAAAAAGAACGGCAAAACCAAGAGTTGACCCAAACCGAGCAAGATGCGCTGGCTCACTGGGAGGACATACAACGGTGGCGCAAGCCGGACGATGCAGAGCTTGCCCGTCAAATTGACGCGCTGCAGGGAAATTATGGGTCGGTATTCAGCGAGCTGAAACCGACGATTATTGCCTATCAATCAACCATTGTTTACCAGGGTGGTTTGTTCGATGCCTTGGGCATGATGCTAATCGGGATGGCACTGTTTAAGGCGGGAGTCCTTACCGCCCAACGATCAACACGCTTTTACGCAAGTCTGGCTCTAGGTGGTATTGGTATTGGTACTGCAGTGAATGCACTGGAGTTGGCCGCACTGATACGCCACGATTTCAGTTTACTTGCCGTGCTTAAATGGAGCTTTCTGGGGCTGTACTACGACCTGGGGCGCGTACCTCTGACACTGGGTTACGCAGGCGTTTTCCTCTGGCTGGCTAAAACGGCACGGCTTACCCGCGTTCGTCAGGCGCTGGCCGTTTGCGGCAGAATGGCACTCACGCTATATGTCAGCCAATCTGCGCTTGGCGCGTTTATTTTTTATGGCTTTGGCCTGGGCTGGTACGGCCAATTAGAGCGCGCCGAACTGTACCTTGTGGTTGCCGGAATCTGGACCCTGCAAATATTAGCCGCCCACTGGTGGCTGTCACGCTATAAGTTTGGCCCCCTTGAATGGCTGTGGCGCTCGTTGGTGTATTGGCAGCCCCAACCTATGGCGCAACAGGTCAGATACCCCCAACAAACTGCCAATAACCGGTAA
- a CDS encoding M23/M56 family metallopeptidase yields MTEPSSFVFYSSSLVLLDWAQRFLLLSIVGFAVVYTLVKWLKPYNAGPVWAVFLGWLFLTSSPLVPGVPQSWMAWTGLSAFILDDPCVMLPVDRVDSLITQSLPFVTNTELLVILWGLISSALLLRIIYKRMSFVGIINKANPVVDPYWLNTVETLRSDYGISRRVYLCHSHSYAAPFTVGYLRPAIFLPSSIVTDLDRETVKVIIAHEMAHIARGDDFSVTVQHVFNALFFFNPVVRIAQRNLNDARELDCDCLAVARGKISPRDYGLAMVRVLEYFKGSLTPNVPVAGFLSKDIKCRIHGLMDSRAQQRGWLLTAVLSVAGLLMVSSVLAASKPAPQILPPQHAKALLTQLDPVHPMPGAQVTGHLHLGSPLGCLIPERDHYHTGMDLTPQTPGAPVYAIAPGVVSKVLVPAGEYGKLVKIEHKHSIHATYVRLDNVEVKVGQPVGRGQKIGDSGATPVTGHVHFELTLGQDIINPELILAH; encoded by the coding sequence GTGACAGAACCGTCTAGTTTTGTTTTTTACAGCTCCAGCCTTGTGTTGTTGGATTGGGCGCAGCGATTTTTGCTGCTGTCCATAGTGGGGTTTGCGGTAGTTTACACCTTGGTTAAGTGGCTTAAGCCATACAACGCCGGGCCGGTGTGGGCGGTTTTTTTGGGTTGGCTGTTTCTTACCTCTTCACCTCTGGTACCGGGTGTGCCTCAAAGCTGGATGGCGTGGACCGGGTTATCCGCATTTATTTTGGACGACCCCTGCGTGATGCTGCCAGTCGATCGCGTTGATTCGCTGATTACTCAGAGTCTTCCCTTTGTTACTAATACAGAACTGCTGGTGATTCTCTGGGGTTTAATAAGTTCGGCATTGCTGCTGCGGATCATTTATAAAAGGATGAGTTTTGTTGGCATCATTAACAAGGCAAATCCAGTCGTTGATCCCTATTGGCTAAACACTGTAGAAACTCTGCGCTCAGACTATGGGATTTCTCGTCGAGTTTATTTGTGCCACTCGCACTCTTACGCCGCGCCTTTCACCGTGGGTTATCTGCGCCCCGCGATTTTCTTGCCATCGTCCATAGTCACGGATTTAGATCGCGAAACGGTTAAAGTGATTATCGCTCATGAAATGGCGCACATTGCGCGCGGCGATGACTTCAGCGTAACCGTGCAGCATGTATTTAACGCGCTGTTCTTTTTTAATCCGGTGGTACGCATTGCGCAGCGCAACCTGAACGATGCTCGCGAGCTCGATTGTGATTGTCTGGCGGTGGCTCGCGGTAAAATATCACCGCGCGATTATGGCTTGGCGATGGTGCGTGTACTGGAGTATTTCAAAGGCAGTTTAACTCCCAATGTCCCTGTGGCGGGTTTTCTCAGTAAAGATATTAAGTGTCGTATTCACGGCTTAATGGACTCAAGGGCGCAGCAGCGAGGCTGGTTGCTTACCGCAGTGCTGTCGGTTGCAGGGTTGTTAATGGTCAGCTCGGTATTGGCGGCCAGTAAACCCGCGCCCCAAATTTTGCCCCCGCAACATGCCAAGGCGTTATTAACGCAATTAGACCCGGTGCATCCTATGCCGGGCGCGCAGGTGACGGGGCATTTGCATCTGGGCTCCCCGCTTGGCTGCTTGATCCCGGAGCGCGATCACTATCATACGGGCATGGATTTAACACCACAGACGCCGGGTGCTCCCGTTTATGCGATTGCCCCTGGAGTGGTAAGCAAAGTGCTGGTACCAGCCGGAGAATACGGCAAGTTGGTCAAAATAGAACACAAGCACTCAATTCACGCGACTTATGTTCGCCTGGATAACGTCGAGGTCAAGGTCGGCCAGCCTGTTGGTCGCGGCCAAAAAATTGGTGACTCGGGAGCAACGCCAGTAACTGGTCACGTGCATTTTGAACTCACCCTGGGCCAGGATATTATTAACCCAGAGCTAATTCTCGCCCATTAA
- a CDS encoding sugar phosphate isomerase/epimerase — protein MMHLSLCTISFRHHLISLPELATFAARSGLDGIELWAAHARHLRDQPGLNGQWLKAMNLDVAMLSDYLPFQGPLHTGQEKLTELCELAQHWGTRKLRIFAGQTASADASAEHYQQLVMRLQQYCQQAHSHGCELLLETHPDTFADTTQATLKLLGDVNHAALKVNLDVLHIWEAHEDPVKAWHLLSPYVHHLHFKNISRRELLPVFAPANVYSAAGDRSGLVPLFEGAYDYQEFINKLPRDRVHSASLEWFGPDPHWTVAHDAQKIRALSSAKKCLA, from the coding sequence ATGATGCACTTATCCCTCTGTACCATTAGCTTTCGCCATCACTTAATTTCCCTGCCAGAGCTGGCAACCTTTGCCGCGCGCAGTGGTTTAGACGGTATCGAACTGTGGGCCGCGCATGCGCGCCATTTACGCGACCAACCCGGTCTTAATGGCCAATGGCTGAAAGCCATGAATCTGGATGTCGCCATGCTGAGCGATTACCTGCCCTTCCAAGGCCCACTCCATACAGGGCAGGAAAAACTCACAGAGTTATGCGAGCTAGCGCAGCATTGGGGCACTCGTAAACTGAGAATTTTTGCTGGCCAAACCGCCAGCGCCGATGCGTCCGCTGAACATTATCAACAGCTGGTGATGCGGTTGCAGCAATACTGCCAACAGGCCCATAGCCACGGCTGCGAACTATTACTTGAGACTCACCCTGACACGTTTGCCGATACAACTCAGGCAACACTAAAACTTTTAGGCGATGTGAATCACGCCGCATTAAAAGTTAACTTGGATGTTTTGCACATTTGGGAAGCTCACGAAGACCCTGTTAAAGCCTGGCATTTGCTATCGCCCTACGTGCATCACCTACACTTTAAGAACATCAGTCGACGCGAATTATTACCGGTTTTCGCACCGGCCAATGTGTATTCCGCCGCCGGTGATCGCAGCGGCTTGGTGCCACTGTTTGAAGGTGCTTACGACTATCAAGAGTTTATCAACAAACTGCCTCGCGACCGTGTTCACAGTGCATCGCTCGAGTGGTTTGGACCAGACCCGCACTGGACTGTAGCTCATGACGCGCAGAAAATTCGCGCGCTAAGCAGCGCTAAGAAATGTCTCGCATGA
- a CDS encoding DUF6005 family protein produces the protein MSSDFISQLRDLVAQNLPRIDVAAVHTGAHLTYDLGLDSIELMQLLVLLETQAGYQIPDYALDADKLQTVADLQQLLCTQEQDTVGEPELDVKVHCVVSCLCHSIKQQGLDHRPFYFGVWDAEVFIDAQHQLRYHSDKVDHDFFIRWYQRLYGAKVTQWYDHGLSKQNNIDTLSAMLQHRPDWQQLMVMLDMYRLPERENRFALDPFPHYVLLENATSDEDLWMWDPDFRWEGNLKRERVMQAIASPAVAGGYTLDTRPLHAPYAADIDAYFNACFNPQQNHLTDAVETIIQHHLPGGAQAPTQLGKALAELPVLAIRKYAYEHGLAFFWRELNQPAQEFERWCDAIEILVKGFDKLLYQANKWAMTQTGADLEQLLELVAEQNRRELNIKQAVREARDQWRKQAFTDHRNAELNPA, from the coding sequence ATGAGCAGCGACTTTATCTCCCAGTTGCGCGACCTGGTAGCGCAAAACCTGCCGCGTATTGATGTCGCTGCCGTGCACACAGGTGCCCACCTCACCTACGATTTAGGACTGGATTCGATTGAATTAATGCAGCTACTGGTACTGCTGGAAACTCAAGCCGGCTACCAGATTCCCGACTACGCATTGGATGCCGACAAGCTGCAAACCGTGGCCGATTTACAACAGCTGTTGTGTACCCAAGAACAAGACACTGTGGGCGAGCCCGAGCTGGACGTTAAAGTGCACTGCGTCGTCAGTTGCTTGTGCCACAGTATTAAACAGCAGGGGCTGGACCACCGCCCCTTTTACTTTGGCGTGTGGGATGCCGAAGTATTTATCGATGCACAACACCAACTGCGCTACCACAGCGACAAGGTCGACCACGATTTTTTTATTCGCTGGTACCAGCGCTTATACGGCGCGAAAGTAACGCAATGGTACGACCACGGCCTGAGCAAGCAGAACAATATCGATACCCTGAGCGCTATGCTGCAACACCGCCCAGACTGGCAGCAGCTGATGGTAATGCTGGATATGTATCGACTACCGGAGCGGGAAAACCGCTTTGCGCTGGACCCATTCCCACACTATGTTCTGCTGGAAAACGCCACTAGCGACGAAGACCTGTGGATGTGGGACCCGGACTTTCGCTGGGAGGGCAACCTCAAGCGCGAGCGTGTTATGCAAGCGATTGCCTCACCGGCGGTCGCCGGTGGCTATACGCTGGACACCCGCCCACTGCACGCTCCCTACGCCGCCGATATTGATGCCTATTTCAACGCCTGCTTTAACCCGCAGCAAAACCACCTGACCGACGCAGTCGAAACCATTATCCAACACCACCTACCCGGAGGCGCCCAGGCACCAACGCAACTGGGTAAAGCCCTGGCGGAGTTGCCGGTGCTCGCGATACGCAAGTACGCCTACGAGCATGGGTTGGCTTTCTTCTGGCGCGAGCTTAACCAACCGGCACAAGAATTCGAGCGCTGGTGCGACGCCATTGAAATACTGGTGAAAGGTTTCGACAAACTGCTGTACCAGGCCAACAAGTGGGCGATGACGCAAACCGGCGCCGATTTAGAGCAACTGCTGGAGCTGGTAGCCGAGCAGAACCGGCGCGAACTGAACATCAAGCAAGCCGTGCGCGAGGCGCGCGACCAATGGCGCAAACAAGCCTTTACGGACCACCGAAACGCGGAGCTCAACCCGGCATGA
- a CDS encoding hemolysin III family protein: protein MYDGERINSITHLVGAVLALVGFGALLTISIQQLDAALIVSFVIFGVTLILLYTMSTLYHSFRSPKVKAVFRQLDHVCIYLLIAGTYTPFMLVTVGGTTGLIMLVLIWSLALVGLLLDILPKKRIKWLQILIYLVMGWVCVVVYRDLAANFDPVGLLWLWLGGIAYTVGVIFYVLDGMRKLRHAHGIWHMFVLAGSFCHFVSIVAYVR from the coding sequence ATGTACGACGGCGAACGGATCAACAGTATTACCCATTTGGTCGGCGCGGTGTTGGCGCTGGTGGGGTTTGGCGCGCTGCTGACCATCAGCATTCAGCAGCTTGATGCGGCGCTGATTGTGAGCTTTGTGATTTTCGGCGTAACCCTGATTTTGCTCTACACCATGTCCACCCTGTATCACAGTTTTCGCTCACCCAAGGTTAAGGCGGTGTTTCGTCAGCTGGATCATGTGTGTATTTATCTGCTGATTGCCGGCACTTATACCCCGTTTATGTTGGTGACCGTAGGCGGCACTACTGGCTTAATTATGCTGGTGCTGATTTGGTCGTTGGCGCTGGTGGGGCTGTTGCTGGATATCCTGCCGAAAAAGCGCATCAAGTGGCTGCAGATTTTAATTTACCTGGTAATGGGCTGGGTGTGTGTGGTGGTGTACCGAGACTTGGCGGCCAACTTCGACCCGGTAGGATTGTTGTGGCTGTGGCTGGGGGGGATTGCCTATACCGTGGGGGTGATTTTTTACGTGCTAGATGGCATGCGCAAACTGCGCCACGCCCACGGTATTTGGCATATGTTTGTGTTAGCGGGTTCTTTCTGTCATTTCGTTTCTATTGTCGCTTATGTGCGATAG